tgttAATCAACATTCAGCTCCTATTCCGCAAGGCGGAAGAGGATGTATCCAGTTTATCACACAATATCAGGTATTTATATAgggtattttattttataaaattaacattttttaaattctaagcATTCAGCTGGGCAGAAACGTATTCGTGTAACAACAATTGCCAGAAATTGGGCAGATGCAACAGCAAATATTCATCATATAAGTTCAGGTTTTGATCAAGAAGCCGCAGCTGTCCTTATGGCAAGAATGGTAGTTTATAGAGCTGAAACTGATGATGGACCGGATGTTTTAAGATGGGTAGATCGTATGTTAATACGCTTGGTatgtaaattatataaaaaaacacttttttctcataaataaatctattaatcatattttcaGTGTCAAAAGTTTGGTGAATATAATAAAGATGATCCAAACAGTTTCCGTTTGGGTGAAAACTTCAGTCTTTATCCTCAATTCATGTATCATCTTCGTCGTTCGCAATTTCTCCAGGTTTTTAACAATTCCCCGGATGAAACGTCATTTTATCGACACATGTTAATGCGAGAAGATTTAACACAATCTTTGATTATGATACAACCGATTTTATATAGTTATAGTTTCAATGGTCCTCCTGAACCAGTTTTGTTGGACACAAGTTCTATACAACCTGATAGGATTTTGTTGATGGAtacatttttccaaattttaattttccatgGAGAGgtaaatttgttatatttcttgatatacatataaatgATTCAAGTTTTAATAAGGAAGCCTTACAAAGCAAGGACATAGTACTTATCAAACCTTAGATTATTTGTAGGTTAACAATCTTGTAAACTACAGTCTCTAGCCAAAGCTTTGGTTATTACACTATTTTTGCTGGAATTCaactgaaatattttttttttatatttgaactagaactagaagcttTTGAAAGCCATGTTGCATTCTTTATCAGCAACAAGTTCGAAGTATTCGAAATATACAACACCTtggcgctgaataacaaataaaccTAGAATTCATATTAACACTAACAgtagacatagaactagaaactttcggatGCAACTGTGCGTCTCCCAAGATTGCTAAACTCTTCGAGTTTTGACCTGGTTgtaggtctactgttagttttaataataGTGCAACTGTTAATTCTAcgtttagttcaataaaagatataaacattctagaaaattaatacatttttgttaacaaGTGTTCACTTTGAACTAATTTCTGAACAAATTTTCAACATAGCATTCAAAAcgtcaaacactttttcaGAGGACGCACAGCATAACCTGAAAATGTCTAGTTCtatttctagtgatagtgttaagTTAACCCTTCCTCTGTAAACCTGGGTATTTCCTGCCCGCACTACAACTGTTTAGgcaaataatttcttcatttgtataaataaatatgtaggcaaaaataaattttgcgaTAATTTTATGATTGATTTATCAAGTTGAAGGTTTCGAACATtatcataaattgtttataaaattttttgagtgCATTAACAGGATGAAAAAACGGCCGACCCCGAAAGACCCACCTTTACAGACGGAAGGTGCTAAAAAACCGTTTACAGACGAAGGGTTAATTCTTGATTCAGCTAAACATAAAATCTTCATATCAGACCAAGTATTAAATATGTGTGACGAATATTTTAGCGAGGGCCTGAGATTGCTTACAAGCAACTTGtacgattattttttttcctaacACATCTTGCGCGGGCACTTTGCCGCCAAAGTCTTACCGTGTAGCGGGCATAATGTGAAATCGGCGCAAAACGACTTTAGTCACTTCTCGCGCAAGATgcgttaataattttcttatgaTTCTAAGAGAACCTTGCaaatgattataatttattttgtacagACAATAGCTCAATGGCGTAGTCATAAATATCAAGATATGCCAGAATACGAAAACTTCAGGCAGCTGTTACAAGCGCCTGTAGATGACGCCCAAGAAATTTTGTTGACTAGATTCCCAATGCCTAGATACATTGATACGGAACAAGGGGGTTCTCAAGCGAGGTTTTTGTTATCTAAAGTCAATCCAAGCCAAACTCATAATAATATGTATTCGTTTGGAGGTGTGAGTATATTGTCAAATTGGTTTTTTGTTAGTTAATAGTAGAATTGTAAAAGGTTATGCAAAAAATTGGTAGGTAAAATAAGGTTTAATAACAGCATGTTTTTGTGAATACTACatcataaaacatttttattacacatataaaatagaattatttgaaatgtgTTTTATGgctaatgtattttttattgatatgttTTAGTTactagattttttttgcatgtaaatgaatgttttttttatttttcatatttgttCGGACAGGGTATGCCAGGCACAATGACGTCAATGGTACAGTACACAATTTTATCATCAGTAACTGTGCTTATTTCTCACATTACTAACTTGTTTTTCCATTTTGCtgttataaattaacattttccacgctactattttatttatccttaataataataaacaatgataCTAATTCTATGTATTTATAGGATGGAGGAGCACCAGTTTTAACAGATGACGTTTCCCTTCAAGTATTTATGGatcatctaaaaaaattagctGTCTCTTCAACtgcttaattttaaagaataagaagtttttatataacttgtggttaaattagaattatatgaacaattaactcaaaaaatacattattcattttcatattttattttgtaaaataatctGCTTAgcaaatacaataaaatattatctgGTACTGTAATTTGGTCTGTTATTTACATTGTATACCTACGTAAATGTTAACATTAAGCTTTGGTTAAGGacatacatattttttaaaaatactgcAATTAATTATGCGGCAATCTTAGGATACACTACTTTTCacacataatttatattataagaTTTGTAACTTTATAGCATTAATTCAAGAAGCGAATGCTCATTTTTTGTTCAACATCTGTTCGTTGTAAGGCCTTACAGAACTCTTCAAAAGAAATCATTTGATCTCCATCAATATCTGCTTCAGAAATCGTACGTTCTGCAATACTTGTTAATTGATCTTCGCTAATATTTTCGCCAACCATCATGTGCAAAATCGCCAATAGTTCATCCTTCGATATTAGATCGTCATTATCCAAATCATACATTTTAAAAgcaactaaaacaaaaagatataatttttagggtaacataacctcaaaatttttacatacatttcaatttttgttccCTTGAATTCAAAGTATTCTCcttattctttttaatcgGCCTAAAATGAGCCAAAACATACAAAAACTGTCTAAAATTTACTCTATCATTGAAATCATCCACTTGAAAGAAAGAATTTACAATTCGTTCACCCAAGGGGTTAATAGCAATTTCTGGTATCCTCAACAAATCATCACGACTCAAAGTACCGCAGTCCCCACGGTCTAAAGATGTAAATCTCGAATATAAACGTTCGATTTGATTAGGCGTgactaaaaaaatcaatttcacataaatttatattgtttCAATTTATAGGTTAGTTTAAGTACTTACATCCAGTTTCTTGTTgaatttgttcaatttcttcttgtcTCAATAATAGCGATGATCGATTTCCCATCTTTACGGTTCTAGAGGTGACAGataactaaatatttttcc
This genomic stretch from Onthophagus taurus isolate NC chromosome 7, IU_Otau_3.0, whole genome shotgun sequence harbors:
- the LOC111416645 gene encoding calcineurin B homologous protein 1; this translates as MGNRSSLLLRQEEIEQIQQETGFTPNQIERLYSRFTSLDRGDCGTLSRDDLLRIPEIAINPLGERIVNSFFQVDDFNDRVNFRQFLYVLAHFRPIKKNKENTLNSREQKLKFAFKMYDLDNDDLISKDELLAILHMMVGENISEDQLTSIAERTISEADIDGDQMISFEEFCKALQRTDVEQKMSIRFLN